ATACACAGTTTTCATGTATGGTTATTGTGCGAGTCTGGATTTGGCAGAGATCACATAATATTCAGAGTAATGTATCCATGTTTAACCTCTAATTTGATTTTGATATTATCTTCCCAGCCTACAGGCAGCCCACAGAGCTCGGTAAGTGGAACTTGTTAAACCGGTATTGCAGGTTATAAACTATTAGTATGAACAGAAGTCATGATCTGTTTGACTTGTAGATCTGCACTTTATTATATTCTTCAACACACTGGAGAGGAAAAATCTTCATGAACGTTGCCTTTGAGTGTAAAatgtatgtctgttttttttatagaCCTCAACTGTAGTAAGCCAAGGAAGCAGCCAAACCCCAACCAGTGATCAACAGAGCCAGGGAAGTGGACAAGACAGTGGATACCAAGGGCAGACTGGCAGCAGCCAACAACAAGATCAaagcagtggccagcagggcagtGTAAATCAACAAGGACAGAATCAGAGAGGTGGTCAGCAGGGTGGTGGAAGCCAACAAGGACAGGATCAGAGAGATGGTCAGCAGGTTGGTGGAAGCCAACAAGCACAGGATCAGAGCAGTGGCCAGCAGACTGGGGGAAGTGGGCAACAAAGTTGTGGAACCCAGCAAGGAGGACAGAGTCAAGGAGATGGACAGGATTCTTCTTATAACCCTAAACAAGGAAACGATAAGCAATAGACCTGTGGTTTACACTCCAATATCTATATATACCTGATGATAATTACTGTCCCTTCATCCTTACCAAATTATTCTATAGCCAAAGCatataaataaaattatgttGTGATTACAGCAAT
The genomic region above belongs to Bufo gargarizans isolate SCDJY-AF-19 chromosome 4, ASM1485885v1, whole genome shotgun sequence and contains:
- the LOC122935421 gene encoding protein argonaute-2-like — its product is MDIRISESTAACSSFYSTQPQTTAMEASNPSKKPTGSPQSSTSTVVSQGSSQTPTSDQQSQGSGQDSGYQGQTGSSQQQDQSSGQQGSVNQQGQNQRGGQQGGGSQQGQDQRDGQQVGGSQQAQDQSSGQQTGGSGQQSCGTQQGGQSQGDGQDSSYNPKQGNDKQ